In the genome of Panthera uncia isolate 11264 chromosome B3 unlocalized genomic scaffold, Puncia_PCG_1.0 HiC_scaffold_1, whole genome shotgun sequence, one region contains:
- the LOC125909781 gene encoding olfactory receptor 4N2, whose product MENDNSTVVKEFILLGLTQSRDIQLLVFVLVLIFYLIILPGNFLIILTIRSDPGLTAPLYFFLGNLAFLDASYSFIVAPRMLVDFLSEKKVISYRGCIIQLFFLHFLGGGEGLLLVVMAFDRYIAICRPLHYSTVMNPRACCALLLALWLGGFVHSIIQVALILHLPFCGPNQLDNFFCDVPQVIKLACTDTFVVELLMVFNSGLMTLLCFLGLLASYAVILCRVHGSSSEGKSKAISTCTTHIIVIFLMFGPGIFIYTRPFRAFPADKVVSLFHTVIFPLLNPVIYTLRNQEVKASMRRLFNQHIA is encoded by the coding sequence ATGGAAAATGACAACAGCACAGTGGTAAAAGAATTCATCCTTCTTGGTCTCACCCAGTCTCGAGATATTCAGCTCCTGGTCTTTgtcctagttttaattttctatctCATCATCCTTCCTGGAAATTTCCTCATCATCCTCACCATCAGATCAGACCCTGGTCTCACAGCCCCCCTCTACTTCTTTCTGGGCAACTTGGCTTTCCTGGATGCATCCTACTCCTTCATTGTGGCTCCCAGGATGCTGGTGGACTTCCTCTCTGAGAAGAAGGTAATCTCCTACAGGGGCTGCATCATTCAGCTCTTTTTCTTGCACTTCcttggaggaggggaagggttACTCCTTGTTGTGATGGCCTTTGACCGCTATATCGCCATCTGTCGGCCTTTACACTATTCCACAGTCATGAACCCTAGAGCCTGCTGTGCCTTGCTGTTGGCCCTGTGGCTTGGAGGCTTTGTCCACTCCATTATCCAGGTGGCCCTCATCCTCCACTTGCCCTTCTGTGGCCCAAACCAACTGGATAACTTCTTCTGTGATGTGCCACAGGTCATCAAACTGGCCTGCACAGACACCTTCGTGGTGGAGCTTCTAATGGTCTTCAACAGTGGCCTGATGACCCTCCTGTGCTTCCTGGGGCTTCTGGCCTCCTATGCAGTCATCCTCTGTCGTGTACATGGATCTTCCTCTGAGGGGAAGAGCAAGGCCATATCCACATGCACCACCCATATCATCGTTATATTTCTTATGTTTGGGCCTGGCATCTTTATCTACACTCGCCCCTTCAGAGCCTTCCCAGCTGACAAGGtggtttctctctttcacacagTGATCTTTCCTTTGCTGAATCCTGTGATTTATACCCTTCGCAACCAGGAAGTAAAAGCTTCCATGAGGAGGCTGTTTAATCAGCACATAGcctaa